The genomic segment CATTTTCATCAACTGCCACAGGTTCAGTAGGTTTTAAAGCATTATTATTTTCTTCAGGATTCCACCCCAAGGCTGCTGCTTCCACAACACTGTTACTTTGTTGATACATTTCTGAAGAATCTTCGCAATAAATCATGTTCGACTTTTCAGAGATAAGTCTCTTCTCAACTTCAATATCTGGTGTAATCAGAAAGTGCTTTTCTGGAACAGTGTCTCCAGCTCCTGGGACACGCTCCACTATAACATTAACATGTCCCACCTTGTTAGAACTGCAGCTAATGATCTTCTGTGCAGAGGAAAGAAGGCTATCAGGAATTGTGTTCTCCTGTTCACAATCCAGTATCAGAGGCTCCTCCTCAACAATTTCCACTACTGTAGGACTAGGTGCTTTTGAACAGGTAATATCAGAACCTTTCACAGTTGTCTCAGATAGCGAGGGCTTGCAATCGAATGAGTCCACTGCAGTAATTGCAGCCACATCACAAAACTGCAATTGATTTGAACCAGTGCAGTGCACACTTTCCGATTTACTGGTTGGTGAAAAGACAATTATTGGTTCATCCTCATGAGTTGCGAGAGCTGGAGAAGAAACTGCTGAGGTAGctggctcacacacctcctcaaaaATTGGATATGAACAATCTACTTCACCGGCATGTTTCCATGCATGTGTTTTTAACATTCGCTGGCGATCACAAGCGTAACTGCAAATCAAACACCTATACATGCCATACTGGTCATATGTATACCACTTTCTTGAGCCTGGCTCAGCGTCCAAACCAACATTTCCCGGTTTTGCTCTGCCTATAGTACTTGATTCTAATTGCTGCTGAATCTGTGGCAACTGTTTTCTCTGCACCTGTGCATCCTCGAGATGGATCCAAATATGAGCTTCAAGATCttcttgtttttttgaaacaaagcAACACTCAGAACACATCAATACCACCTCACTTGATTTTCCATGTTGCTCAAAGTGCTCCTTTAACTGTGGGAAAGTCAGTGAACTGAATTTGCATAAATTGCACTGATATCGAGCGAGTTTCCTGTGCAAATAGTTGTGTTCTACAAGATCGTTGGAAACTGTAGTGGCAAAGTTGCACTGTTCACATGTGTAGATTTCAGTATTGTTATGGCTCCGTATATGTGCATAAAAGACAGATTGCTCTACAGTAACAAAACTACAGATAGAACAACAGAAGCCCTTTGAAGTGTCAGTTTTATTCGCAGAGTTAATTGTCCTCGGGTCTTGACTATTACAACTCTTAGGCAGATCTTGTGTCTTGGGATAGGACTGTCTGACTGTGGTGTCATCCTTTAATTTATCACTGGTGGTGCCTGCAAGTTTTTTGACTGTGCCCTCACAGTTGCCAGCGTGCTCAAATATTTCACTCTTTGCATCAGAGGTGCTAGAATAAGGCCTCTTTTGACCAGCTAGAGAACACTGCTTTGATCTTCCTTTCTCCACAATCTTACTCAATTTTTCAATAACCCGAATTAATGAGCCCGACCGTTCCATTTTTGATACAATTTTACTATCCACAAATGAGCGAGTTGCTATCTGCTTCAAGAGATCTTCGTCACACTTATGCTTTATTGTACACCCATGGCTTTGAGGTTGAGAATCTGCAACAGCATCTGAAATCATACTGTCCAGTTGGTTGATATGTTGTATTACCAGTGCAACACTGCTCAAATTTTCCAGCGTCCCTACAAAAGAAACAAACATTTAACTCTTACTTATTATTCTGAAGAACACACTTACTACTATTAACTTTTGTGGATACAAAAAATAAGACTTACTTTTTAAATTCTAGCAAGCATACACTAAAATATATTTAACATTTTACCAGATCCAATTCCAACTCTGCATAGTTCACAAAGAACAGATTCTGGGAATTTCTTTCTGGAAATATTATTTGAAAGTTCCTGTGCTTACATTGTCACACTTCATTGTGATACACCCACATCCAGATACAcagacaacttgcatttatatagcacctttaacagagAAAAACCCTCATGGTTTTTTTGAAAGACAAAAAAAGGACATGTCAAAAGAGACACAGTATTAGGAGAAGTTTCAAGGAGGAGATGCAGGTGCAGAAGCAGAAGGAACTAAGAGATGGAATTCCCGAATGTGGGTCCTACTTGGCTGAAGGCTCAACTATCAGACAAGGGACAAAAGGGTTGTAAAACGTGAAGAGTCTAAAAGTCAGATGAATGATATGTAAGGGAAGGGAAAGAGTTGGATAGCAGTGCTGTAGATTGTTAGAAGTAGTAAGTAGGGTGAAATTATGTTGGGATTTATTGATGGGACTAAGAATTCTAAATTTAATGCTTGGTTATCATGGAGTGTAGATCTGTGAGGACATGGGTGATGAGTGAGCAAGTCCTGGTTCAGGATAGGATATGGGAAGCAGTGTTCTGAATGAGCTGAAGTTTATAGAAGGTGGAGGATGAAAGGCCAGTCAAGAAAGTATTGGAATAATGAAGTGTGGGGATGACAAAGGGTTTCCAGAAGCTTTTGTGCTAAGATAAGAATGTAAATTGGTAATATTATAAAGATGGAAGGAAGTGGTATTTGTAACAAAGAAAATATGAAGATAGAGTTAACCTCAGGATGTTAACACCTTGATTGCGACTGACAACACTAGCTGGTGACAAAGCCAGAAAGGTCAGTGAGAACTGAAGATAAAGGCTTCCATCTTCCCAAAGCTTAGTTGCAGGAAACTGTTTACACCAGAATTTGGATGTTGGACAGAGGCAGTAGAGAGACAGATAAAGAGGTGGGATTGTTGTAGAGGTGGGTTTCATCAGTATACATTAGAAGCGGACAGTTGCATATACTAATTTGTAAACTGAATGTTACATACTCAACCATTTTTGTTTTGTAATCAAACTCCAGATTAATCTGCCAACCTAAGTTAATGTTTTCAACACTACATATCACACCAGTATCCTACAAATCACATATATCCCATCTGTAATAATAGCTTTCATAAGGTCTGAACCAATGGGAATGGTGAAATGCTTTACACTAATCTTAACAAAGACAAACTATTTTAATTGCTTTTTAATAATATTCTTCTAGAATAGAGTCCTACTTTAAAGGCGATGAcgccacaaaaaaaaaaatcaaagaacaCAAAACTTGGATGAGTTTATCATATTTGATTGTATGAGTAAATGAACCATGTTCTACTTGTTCAAATTTCCACTTTTTCTTCTAGGCATGCAGAGGAATTACTAATTAGTTTTTATCCTCTTCAAAATCACCAATTTGTACCCAACTATCTCGGACCTTTAAttactaaaaaaaaaattttaaatcaaTTATTTTTGAAGTTTCTGCTCTTTATCCATCAGCAATCTTATCCATATTCCTCCATAATTTCACTCTATTCCCTCTTGCACAATCTCAAAATGCTTTTTGACTTCTATTTGGGACAAACAATGAATTATAAATAGGTAGAGAAAGTGCTACATTTTAGTGACGGGGTACAATAATAAATCCATTATAACAATCAAAACAAAGAACTGCCTACTTTCATGGGACTTCTGAGGACAGGATTGCAAGGTGACTTTGATGAAGTTAATTATATATTGAACACATATATTTTGCATTAAGGTGACTGATTGAGAAATGTTCGACAATATTATAATCATTACATCATACATGTTAGACAGCCAAGTTCTTTTAATCACCCATTTCTGAATTAAATTTCAACTATACTCAGATGTCAAGCTAGCGCTTTTGAATTAAATAGGAAAGATGCTCCTTCCAGTCCTAACTTTACACATTTGCATAGTAATCTTTCCTCCAAAAGAGTAATTTGTTGTGTAAACGCCTTTCAATTCCATCTGTTAAACACACACTAATTGTGAAATGCTTTGCAGCCTGGCTCAGCAAGACAGCTAAAGCAAAGACACCATATTCGAGTCTTTGGCCAGGATTTTAAAGCTGCGGGGGTCATGTTGGGCCCACCAAAATTCCATTGATTTACAGCAGGACCAAACAATCCTGGTGGTGGACGTGGCTGAATAACTTCAGGTATGGATTGATGTATTACATTACATTCCCTCTGAAAAATATTTGCTCTTCTTTGTCTGTAATTACAAATGGATTGCAACCAACATTCCATATAAAATTTATTTGTACTGGGTGGGCAACAAACACCTCTGAACACTACTCTTTTTGTCTACCAGAAGCTTACATTTTAAAAGTTACCGAACTTCCCCAAAGTTCCGAGTGGCCTCTTTGTTTCAACGCATGGTCCATTTCAGATTGCTTGGTCGCACACGCATGCACCTTAACTGCAAGTTTTGACTGCAACTTAAAACATGAGACTCCATTAAGTGTTTACTTTCCAGTTCAATGAGTTAGTTCCATTACTTGCCATCATTTCCATAACATAAGTGTCCATGGGATTTGCCAGTAAATTGGACTAATTGCTACAGAGATAGAATATTGCTATTATTGTTGAGGCTAGGGAGGAAAAAATAATATATACATGGGAATTTTTTTCTTCTTTGGAAGCACTAACAGAAATGCAATAAGATGTATGACTCTATAAATTATTAATGCAATTATTTCTAGACAGCCAAGATTATTTACTCAATTTGGGGGGGTGATTGAAATCTTACATCAGTCGGAAGCTTATCCAATTTGATAGGTGATCATACCGCAGCTcaagagacaaagaagggtgaccaccaggcagtccaggtaggtagtgcaggagtcccccgGGGTCTGCTCTCAAATCAGTTTGACATTTTTCCAGTCCTCAAGTGAGTGCAGTCAGATCCAAGCATCTGGCACCACAAGCGGCCTGACTGTACCAGAGGGGAGAAGGAGCAGCGATCGTGATAGGAGATTCATTATTTAAGGAAACAGACCAGTGTTTCTGTGGCCGCAGACCCGACTGCAGGATTGTGTGCTGCCTCCCTGTGGCTAGGGGtgtcactgaacagctgcagggcatcctaaagggggagggtgataagTCAGAGGTCATGGTTCAcgttggtaccaacgatataggtagaatgaAGGATGAGATGTTGCATCaaaaattcagggagctaggcattgATTAAAAAGGTTCCTCAATGGTTGTAATCTTTGGATTACTGCCGCTGCAATGTGCTAGCAAttatagaaataggagaatagggcAGATGAATGAGTGGGTGgctcaagagctggtgcaggagggagtttTAGATTCCTAAATCACTTGGACCATTTATGGGAAAGGTGGACTTTTACAAGCAGGACAGTCTGCACCTGAACCAGAATGGGCCCAACATCCTTGCtggtgggtttgctagtgctgcttggaggagtttaaaactagttcagcagggaggGGCGACACAGAGCATTAGTACAAACTATAGCAAAGGAACCATGACAGAGGGAGTTCAGCCATGTTGAGTTCCATGGAGTAATGCGAGGCAGGTTGGCTCTAATTTAATGCTTGGAGTATTGCAAGCAAGACCGATGAGTTGAGGGTGTGGATTGGCACGTGAAATTGTGATACTGCTGCCATCACAGAGACGTGATTAagagaggggcaggactggcatctCAACATTCCAGAGtataggatcttcaggcgagacaggagAGGGcgtaaaaggtggtggtgtggcattATTAAATAAGGATTCAGTTACTGCAGTAAAGAGGGACGATATCTTGGAAGGGTccgcaaatgaagctttgtgggttgaGTTTAGGAACAACAATGGGGTAGTCACATTGTTTGGAACGTATTACAGGTCTCCAAACAATCAGCAGGCATTAGAGGAGCAAATACGCAGACAATTCACTGAGGTTGTTAAAATAATAGGGTAATCACATTAGGGGATTTCTTGAAATGTGTTCAAGAGAGCTTTTTATATCAATATGTACACGGTCCAACAAGGGACGGCACTAATGCTGGATCTAATTCTGGAGAACAAAGCCAGACGAGTGTTCGAATtggcagtgggggaacattttagtGATGGGGACAACACAGTGtgatttaaatttgttatggaaaaggaaaatGATGGTCTACAAAAAAAGGGTTTGGATTGGGGAAAGGCAGATTTTATTAAAATAGGTCAAGATCTGGCCAAAGTAGACTTTTCTTGTTGGAAAATTCACAGATGAGTTGTattccaggctgctgtgggagacaAATGAGGAAATTACACAGGCTCGGACAcatatttttaattcttctctgtggtcacaggggaggtgccagaggattggaggataactaatgtggttccactgttcaagaagggtggtagagataaaccagggaattacagaccagtgagtctcacatcagtggtaggcaaactattgGGAGAAAagtctgaaggagagaattaatcttAACTTGGAGAGGACAGGTTTGaagaaggatagtcagcatggctttatcagagggaggtcatgcctaacaaacttgACTGAATTTTTCAAGGTGTGTAGAAGAGAATAGTGCAGTtggtgtagtttatatggattttaataaagtctttgacaaggtcccacataggaaATTGATgtagaaggtaaaagcacatgggatccagggtaacttggcaagttgaatccaaaattgccttagtgatGGAGACAGAGGATGTTGGTAGAAGGTGGTTTGCGTGGCTGGAACCCGGTGTTCCAGTGGCATACTACATGGAACAAAGGGATTCTGGGGTGCTTATCCACAGACTCCTGAAGTCGGTAGAGTGGTAAAGAAAGCATTCAGGACACTTGCCGTTGTCAGTCGTGGCACAGATTATAAGAGTAGAGAGGTTATGTTGTACGAAACttgggttaggccacagctggagtagtgtgtgcagttctggtcacttcactaCAGGAAGGGTGAGATTGCacttgagaggatgcagaggagattcaccaggatgttgcctggtatggagcatttgagctattaagagaggttggataggctctgATTGTTTTCTTTCGAGCAGAGAAGGCGGAGTGGGaacctgattgaagtgtataagagcatgaggggtttggacaggttgCTAGGAAGCAGccgttccctttagttgaagggtcaataaccagagggcataatTTTTAGatgagggcaggaggtttagaggggactgGAGGAAAAATGCTTTCACCAAGAGGGCGGTGCTAGTCTGAAATGCACTGTCAGGGAGGGTAGGAAGGGCggaaaacctcacaacctttaaaaagtatgtGGATGAATACTtgacatgtcataacattcaagggtaTGGGCCATGTGCTGAAAAGTGGGATTGGTGTGGATTTTATGTAGTTTTGTCGatgtagacgcgatgggccaaatggcctcttctgtatTGTCTGACTCTATGACTATAGTATGTTATCCTTTATTCTCAAATGCTCTGGAAGCTCAGCATGTCAAAGGCTACAATCTCCTTCAACATTCTtcttccccactctcactcccctgttGCCCAAGTTCAAAAGGACACTCATGCTTGTTCCCACTCTTACTTAACAGAGGATCACCACTAATGGCTACTTACCTCACCTCCAAATTCTCAGAATGATCCAGTCCTGCCATTTTTCTTCTTTAACTACATAATGCTCCTTGCAATCATCATCTGTGACTTCTACATTATATTGATATTACCAAGTTCTACCTCGCCACCTCTCTTCCCTTTCTTGAGCTCTTAAGTTTTTCTGTCCTGACCAACATCCAGCCTTGGGATGAGCTACAATTTACATTAGCTAAGCACTGGTAATAGCAaaactattgtctttgatgtttgcCACTGACTATCCCTATTTCTAGCCATTGTCTCATCCTGACTCAGCCATTTTCCAACCTTAGCATCCTCTTGATCCCTGAACTGAAGTTACAACCCCACATTCTTTCCATTACAAAAGTGTGTGTAATTCCATGTtgtgaaaccctcatccatacctTTGTTAACTTCACTATTCCAGATAATCAGCATTCAAGTGTAGGATGAAAGGATGGACACACATTTTTGTTTGTGACATGGGCTCGCAATTTTCCACTTCATGAGTAGGGTGGATATGCAACTTGCAAAGCAGAAATACTTCTTTTGGCAGTTGTATAATCGACAATAACAGAAGCAAGTAGCAACATAAATGCAGAATTTTCTTCAATTTAAGTTGCCTTCTAATTCAGGCTACCTTTTAAAAGTTAATTGTTCTGCTGCAAATCCAAGAGCTGGTATCAATGAATACATAGTAGATTCTTCAAGTCCGTTCATTCAGTTGTAGTCGTGATTTTACGTGCACCAT from the Scyliorhinus torazame isolate Kashiwa2021f chromosome 10, sScyTor2.1, whole genome shotgun sequence genome contains:
- the znf507 gene encoding zinc finger protein 507 isoform X4, coding for MLIIWNSEVNKGTLENLSSVALVIQHINQLDSMISDAVADSQPQSHGCTIKHKCDEDLLKQIATRSFVDSKIVSKMERSGSLIRVIEKLSKIVEKGRSKQCSLAGQKRPYSSTSDAKSEIFEHAGNCEGTVKKLAGTTSDKLKDDTTVRQSYPKTQDLPKSCNSQDPRTINSANKTDTSKGFCCSICSFVTVEQSVFYAHIRSHNNTEIYTCEQCNFATTVSNDLVEHNYLHRKLARYQCNLCKFSSLTFPQLKEHFEQHGKSSEVVLMCSECCFVSKKQEDLEAHIWIHLEDAQVQRKQLPQIQQQLESSTIGRAKPGNVGLDAEPGSRKWYTYDQYGMYRCLICSYACDRQRMLKTHAWKHAGEVDCSYPIFEEVCEPATSAVSSPALATHEDEPIIVFSPTSKSESVHCTGSNQLQFCDVAAITAVDSFDCKPSLSETTVKGSDITCSKAPSPTVVEIVEEEPLILDCEQENTIPDSLLSSAQKIISCSSNKVGHVNVIVERVPGAGDTVPEKHFLITPDIEVEKRLISEKSNMIYCEDSSEMYQQSNSVVEAAALGWNPEENNNALKPTEPVAVDENVPPARRRTNSESLRLHSLAAEALVAMPTRAPELTRGNAKNLELDTGQRSMEVSASVSPGHDYSLDGTSSDLQLDEAKSGFSDVPIKMGISMSLLTVIEKLRERTDQNASDEDILKELQDNAQCQPSNDMSSPGNLVEYIPNTERPYRCRLCHYSSGNKGYIKQHLRVHRQRQPYQCPICDHIAADSNSLESHMINHCKTRIYHCKRCSETFYYKSQLRNHECEQHGLSDISSTNDENSDCSRGGETGSTHEEILSTQKLYKCDVCDYTSSTYIGVRNHRRIHNSDRPYSP
- the znf507 gene encoding zinc finger protein 507 isoform X1 — its product is MLIIWNSEVNKGTLENLSSVALVIQHINQLDSMISDAVADSQPQSHGCTIKHKCDEDLLKQIATRSFVDSKIVSKMERSGSLIRVIEKLSKIVEKGRSKQCSLAGQKRPYSSTSDAKSEIFEHAGNCEGTVKKLAGTTSDKLKDDTTVRQSYPKTQDLPKSCNSQDPRTINSANKTDTSKGFCCSICSFVTVEQSVFYAHIRSHNNTEIYTCEQCNFATTVSNDLVEHNYLHRKLARYQCNLCKFSSLTFPQLKEHFEQHGKSSEVVLMCSECCFVSKKQEDLEAHIWIHLEDAQVQRKQLPQIQQQLESSTIGRAKPGNVGLDAEPGSRKWYTYDQYGMYRCLICSYACDRQRMLKTHAWKHAGEVDCSYPIFEEVCEPATSAVSSPALATHEDEPIIVFSPTSKSESVHCTGSNQLQFCDVAAITAVDSFDCKPSLSETTVKGSDITCSKAPSPTVVEIVEEEPLILDCEQENTIPDSLLSSAQKIISCSSNKVGHVNVIVERVPGAGDTVPEKHFLITPDIEVEKRLISEKSNMIYCEDSSEMYQQSNSVVEAAALGWNPEENNNALKPTEPVAVDENVPPARRRTNSESLRLHSLAAEALVAMPTRAPELTRGNAKNLELDTGQRSMEVSASVSPGHDYSLDGTSSDLQLDEAKSGFSDVPIKMGISMSLLTVIEKLRERTDQNASDEDILKELQDNAQCQPSNDMSSPGNLVEYIPNTERPYRCRLCHYSSGNKGYIKQHLRVHRQRQPYQCPICDHIAADSNSLESHMINHCKTRIYHCKRCSETFYYKSQLRNHECEQHGLSDISSTNDENSDCSRGGETGSTHEEILSTQKLYKCDVCDYTSSTYIGVRNHRRIHNSDRPYRCSSCDFSTTNLNNLKCHMRRHPQEQQVVQLLEQYKCSLCGYVCSHPPSLKSHMWKHASDQNYNYEQVNKAINEAISQSSRSQEPQRKPSAEDVEEISSPSVHPLSVNSDKHVSTPEAIDLITDETKSPEKCQKLNSDINASDTPEKSGNQTRAGMEYCVLLFCCCICGFESTSKELLMDHMKEHEGEIINIILNKDHSSQPEQNGSD
- the znf507 gene encoding zinc finger protein 507 isoform X2; this encodes MISDAVADSQPQSHGCTIKHKCDEDLLKQIATRSFVDSKIVSKMERSGSLIRVIEKLSKIVEKGRSKQCSLAGQKRPYSSTSDAKSEIFEHAGNCEGTVKKLAGTTSDKLKDDTTVRQSYPKTQDLPKSCNSQDPRTINSANKTDTSKGFCCSICSFVTVEQSVFYAHIRSHNNTEIYTCEQCNFATTVSNDLVEHNYLHRKLARYQCNLCKFSSLTFPQLKEHFEQHGKSSEVVLMCSECCFVSKKQEDLEAHIWIHLEDAQVQRKQLPQIQQQLESSTIGRAKPGNVGLDAEPGSRKWYTYDQYGMYRCLICSYACDRQRMLKTHAWKHAGEVDCSYPIFEEVCEPATSAVSSPALATHEDEPIIVFSPTSKSESVHCTGSNQLQFCDVAAITAVDSFDCKPSLSETTVKGSDITCSKAPSPTVVEIVEEEPLILDCEQENTIPDSLLSSAQKIISCSSNKVGHVNVIVERVPGAGDTVPEKHFLITPDIEVEKRLISEKSNMIYCEDSSEMYQQSNSVVEAAALGWNPEENNNALKPTEPVAVDENVPPARRRTNSESLRLHSLAAEALVAMPTRAPELTRGNAKNLELDTGQRSMEVSASVSPGHDYSLDGTSSDLQLDEAKSGFSDVPIKMGISMSLLTVIEKLRERTDQNASDEDILKELQDNAQCQPSNDMSSPGNLVEYIPNTERPYRCRLCHYSSGNKGYIKQHLRVHRQRQPYQCPICDHIAADSNSLESHMINHCKTRIYHCKRCSETFYYKSQLRNHECEQHGLSDISSTNDENSDCSRGGETGSTHEEILSTQKLYKCDVCDYTSSTYIGVRNHRRIHNSDRPYRCSSCDFSTTNLNNLKCHMRRHPQEQQVVQLLEQYKCSLCGYVCSHPPSLKSHMWKHASDQNYNYEQVNKAINEAISQSSRSQEPQRKPSAEDVEEISSPSVHPLSVNSDKHVSTPEAIDLITDETKSPEKCQKLNSDINASDTPEKSGNQTRAGMEYCVLLFCCCICGFESTSKELLMDHMKEHEGEIINIILNKDHSSQPEQNGSD
- the znf507 gene encoding zinc finger protein 507 isoform X3; its protein translation is MLIIWNSEVNKGTLENLSSVALVIQHINQLDSMISDAVADSQPQSHGCTIKHKCDEDLLKQIATRSFVDSKIVSKMERSGSLIRVIEKLSKIVEKGRSKQCSLAGQKRPYSSTSDAKSEIFEHAGNCEGTVKKLAGTTSDKLKDDTTVRQSYPKTQDLPKSCNSQDPRTINSANKTDTSKGFCCSICSFVTVEQSVFYAHIRSHNNTEIYTCEQCNFATTVSNDLVEHNYLHRKLARYQCNLCKFSSLTFPQLKEHFEQHGKSSEVVLMCSECCFVSKKQEDLEAHIWIHLEDAQVQRKQLPQIQQQLESSTIGRAKPGNVGLDAEPGSRKWYTYDQYGMYRCLICSYACDRQRMLKTHAWKHAGEVDCSYPIFEEVCEPATSAVSSPALATHEDEPIIVFSPTSKSESVHCTGSNQLQFCDVAAITAVDSFDCKPSLSETTVKGSDITCSKAPSPTVVEIVEEEPLILDCEQENTIPDSLLSSAQKIISCSSNKVGHVNVIVERVPGAGDTVPEKHFLITPDIEVEKRLISEKSNMIYCEDSSEMYQQSNSVVEAAALGWNPEENNNALKPTEPVAVDENVPPARRRTNSESLRLHSLAAEALVAMPTRAPELTRGNAKNLELDTGQRSMEVSASVSPGHDYSLDGTSSDLQLDEAKSGFSDVPIKMGISMSLLTVIEKLRERTDQNASDEDILKELQDNAQCQPSNDMSSPGNLVEYIPNTERPYRCRLCHYSSGNKGYIKQHLRVHRQRQPYQCPICDHIAADSNSLESHMINHCKTRIYHCKRCSETFYYKSQLRNHECEQHGLSDISSTNDENSDCSRGGETGSTHEEILSTQKLYKCDVCDYTSSTYIGVRNHRRIHNSDRPYRCSSCDFSTTNLNNLKCHMRRHPQEQQVVQLLEQYKCSLCGYVCSHPPSLKSHMWKHASDQNYNYEQVSRAPEKTFS